A single region of the Ctenopharyngodon idella isolate HZGC_01 chromosome 21, HZGC01, whole genome shotgun sequence genome encodes:
- the LOC127504308 gene encoding uracil nucleotide/cysteinyl leukotriene receptor-like, which produces MNNSTVNFTTPETSTNSATQSIGLVEILEFCVYSIGFLVGLPTHSYVIWLIITGAGSGVASEFLILNLSVSETGFCVNCLMFVLSVWFSFILQFKLFLVGLITTGRPVFQCLICVERYLAVVHPVTFLKFKPLRYRVICCTAAWIIILGSCLRCMYTIDPHNTVQMWFLSVQFLLFFFIQLFCLVVVLRALKQSGPGERWREREKENHMKRRAFYLILITTVTMVITYVPYSIAGFFTVVGKNLIPAYWFPGLVCYVLSGFVQPVLYLHRTGKLSCPCLL; this is translated from the coding sequence ATGAATAACTCTACAGTGAACTTCACCACACCTGAAACATCTACAAACTCCGCAACTCAGTCCATTGGGCTTGTGGAAATTCTGGAATTCTGTGTGTACAGCATCGGTTTCCTGGTTGGTCTTCCTACACATTCCTATGTCATATGGCTCATCATCACAGGAGCAGGAAGTGGAGTTGCATCAGAGTTTCTCATCCTCAATCTCTCTGTTTCTGAGACTGGTTTCTGTGTGAATTGTTTGATGTTTGTACTGTCAGTGTGGTTTTCATTTATATTGCAGTTTAAACTATTTTTAGTAGGACTAATTACTACTGGTCGTCCTGTGTTTCAGTGTCTGATCTGTGTTGAGCGTTACctggcagtggttcatcctgtaACCTTTCTGAAGTTCAAACCTCTCAGATATAGAGTGATCTGCTGCACTGCGGCCTGGATAATTATTCTTGGCTCCTGTTTGCGCTGCATGTATACTATAGACCCACACAACACTGTACAAATGTGGTTCTTGTCAGTTCAGTTTCTACTCTTCTTCTTCATCcagttgttttgtcttgtggttgttctcagagctctgaagcagtcaggaccaggagagagatggagagagagagagaaggaaaacCACATGAAGAGAAGAGCTTTTTATCTCATTCTAATAACTACTGTGACCATGGTTATCACATATGTCCCATATAGCATTGCAGGATTTTTTACCGTTGTCGGAAAAAATCTTATTCCTGCATATTGGTTTCCTGGTTTGGTTTGTTATGTGCTGTCTGGTTTTGTTCAGCCTGTTCTATATCTGCACCGCACTGGAAAACTCTCCTGCCCCTGTCTCTTATAA
- the LOC127504309 gene encoding uracil nucleotide/cysteinyl leukotriene receptor-like, with protein sequence MINSTVNFTTPETSTNSTTQSIGLVEVLNICVYSIGFLVGLPTHFYIIWLIITGAGSGVVSEFFILNFSISEAGFCVNCLTFVLSVWFSFIVQFKLFLVGLITTGRPLFQCLICVERYLAVVHPVTFLKFKPLRYRVICCTVAWIIILGSCLCCMYTIDPHNIVHMWFLSVQFLLFVFIQLFCCVAVLRALKQSGPGERGREEENHMKKRAFYLILLTTVTMVITYAPYSIAGFFTIVTEKLIPANWFPGLVCYVLSGFVQPVLYLHRTGKLSYPCLL encoded by the coding sequence ATGATTAACTCTACAGTGAACTTCACCACACCTGAAACATCTACAAACTCCACAACTCAGTCCATTGGGCTTGTGGAAGTTCTGAACATTTGTGTGTACAGCATCGGTTTCCTGGTTGGTCTTCCTACACATTTCTATATTATATGGCTCATCATCACAGGAGCAGGAAGTGGAGTTGTATCAGAGTTCTTCATCCTCAATTTCTCTATTTCTGAGGCTGGTTTCTGTGTGAATTGTTTGACCTTTGTACTGTCAGTGTGGTTTTCATTTATAGTgcaatttaaactatttttagtAGGACTAATTACTACTGGTCGTcctctgtttcagtgtctgatttgtgttgagcgttacctggcagtggttcatcctgtaACCTTTCTGAAGTTCAAACCTCTCAGATATAGAGTGATCTGCTGCACTGTGGCCTGGATAATTATTCTTGGTTCCTGTTTGTGCTGCATGTATACTATAGACCCACACAACATTGTACATATGTGGTTCCTGTCAGTTCAGTTTCTACTCTTCGTCTTCATCCAGTTGTTCTGCTGTGTGGctgttctcagagctctgaagcagtcaggaccaggagagagagggagagaggaggAAAACCACATGAAGAAAAGAGCGTTTTATCTCATTCTATTAACCACTGTGACCATGGTTATCACATATGCCCCATATAGTATTGCAGGATTTTTTACCATTGTCACAGAAAAGCTTATTCCTGCAAATTGGTTTCCTGGTTTGGTTTGTTATGTGCTGTCTGGTTTTGTTCAGCCTGTTCTTTATTTGCACCGCACTGGAAAACTCTCCTACCCATGTCTCTTATAA
- the LOC127504385 gene encoding uracil nucleotide/cysteinyl leukotriene receptor-like, translated as MNNSTVNFTTPETSTNSTTQSFGLMNFLITCIHSINFLFGVPTNVYVIWLIIKGTGNGVALAFFNLNLSICETVNCLNCLVSILAIYFSSLSFLMLFLQGLILTGRPLFQCLICVERYLAVVHPVTFLKFKPLRYRVICCTVVWIIILGSCFYSLFIVISQNVVHIWFFSTQFLLFLSIQLFFLVVVLRALKQSGPGERGREREEENHIKRRAFHLILITFVSMTFIYIPYSITGFCVIVTQQNHQVYWLPGLVCYVLAGFVQPVLYLHRTGKLSSLCSS; from the coding sequence ATGAATAACTCTACAGTGAACTTCACCACACCTGAAACATCTACAAACTCCACAACTCAGTCCTTTGGGCTAATGAACTTTCTGATAACCTGCATACACAGCATAAATTTCCTGTTTGGTGTTCCTACAAACGTCTATGTGATCTGGCTCATCATCAAAGGAACAGGAAATGGGGTTGCATTAGCATTCTTCAACCTCAATCTCTCCATTTGTGAGACTGTTAACTGTCTGAATTGTTTGGTCTCTATACTGGCAATTTACTTTTCAAGTCTCTCATTTTTAATGCTGTTTCTACAAGGACTAATTCTCACTGGCCGTcctctgtttcagtgtctgatctgtgttgagcgttacctggcagtggttcatcctgtaACCTTTCTGAAGTTCAAACCTCTCAGATATAGAGTGATCTGCTGCACTGTGGTCTGGATAATTATTCTTGGATCCTGTTTCTATAGTTTGTTTATTGTAATCTCACAAAACGTTGTACACATATGGTTCTTCTCAACACagttcctcctcttcctctccatCCAGTTATTTTTCCTTGTGGTTGTTCTCAGAGCTCTAAAGCAGTCAGGaccaggagagagagggagagagagagaggaggaaaacCACATTAAGAGAAGAGCGTTTCATCTCATTCTAATAACTTTTGTGAGCATGACATTTATATATATCCCATATAGTATCACAGGATTCTGTGTCATTGTAACACAGCAGAATCATCAGGTATATTGGCTCCCTGGTTTGGTATGTTATGTGTTGGCTGGTTTTGTTCAGCCAGTTCTTTATCTTCACCGAACTGGAAAACTCTCCAGCCTCTGTTCCTCATAA
- the LOC127504305 gene encoding uracil nucleotide/cysteinyl leukotriene receptor-like: protein MNNSTVNFTTSETSTNSTTQSFWLMNFVETCILGINFLFGVPTNIYVIWLIITGTGSGVASEFFRLNLSICELVNCLNSLLAILPMYFSSLSFLPYILQGLIHTGRPLFQCLICVERYLAVVHPVTFLKFKPLRYRVICCTAVWIIIIGSCFFNLFFISQNFHAHIWFFSTQFLLFLSIQLFFLVVVLRALKQSGPGERVRERKEENHMKRRAFHIILITTVSMTFIYVPYSITGFCIILTQQNYQVYWLPGLVCYVLAGFVQPVLYLHRTGKLSSLCSS, encoded by the coding sequence ATGAATAACTCTACAGTGAACTTCACTACATCTGAAACATCTACAAACTCCACAACTCAGTCATTTTGGCTAATGAACTTTGTTGAAACCTGTATACTTGGCATTAATTTCCTGTTTGGTGTTCCTACAAACATCTATGTTATATGGCTCATCATCACAGGAACAGGAAGTGGAGTTGCATCAGAGTTCTTCCGTCTCAATCTCTCTATTTGTGAGCTTGTTAACTGTCTGAATAGTTTACTTGCTATACTGCCAATGTACTTTTCAAGTCTGTCATTTTTACCCTATATTCTACAAGGACTAATTCATACTGGTCGTcctctgtttcagtgtctgatctgtgttgagcgttacctggcagtggttcatcctgtaACATTTCTGAAGTTTAAACCACTCAGATATAGAGTGATCTGCTGCACTGCCGTGTGGATAATTATTATTGGCtcctgtttttttaatttattttttatctcacaaaactttcatgcaCACATATGGTTCTTCTCAACACagttcctcctcttcctctccatCCAGTTGTTTTTCCTTGTGGTTGTTCTCAGAGCTCTAAAGCAGTCAGGAccaggagagagagtgagagagagaaaggaggaaAACCACATGAAGAGAAGAGCGTTTCATATAATTCTAATAACTACTGTGAGCATGACATTTATATATGTCCCATATAGTATCACAGGATTTTGTATAATTCTGACACAACAGAATTATCAGGTATATTGGCTCCCTGGTTTGGTATGTTATGTGTTGGCTGGTTTTGTTCAGCCTGTTCTTTATCTTCACCGAACTGGAAAACTCTCCAGCCTCTGTTCCTCATAA
- the LOC127504306 gene encoding uracil nucleotide/cysteinyl leukotriene receptor-like — MNNSTVSFTTPEISTNSTTQSFGLMNFLITCTHSINFLFGVPTNIYVIWLIIKGTGNGVALAFFNLNLSICETVNCLNCLVSILAIYFSSLSFLMLFLQGLILTGRPLFQCLICVERYLAVVHPVTFLKYKPLRYRVICCTVAWIVILGSCFYCLFIAISQNIHVKTWFFSLQFLFFFSIQLFCLVVVLRALKQSGPGERGREKEEENHIKRRAFHLILITTVSMAFIYVPFSITGFCIILTQQNNHIYWLPGLVCYVLAGFIQPVLYLHRTGKLSSLCSS; from the coding sequence ATGAATAACTCTACAGTGAGCTTCACCACACCTGAAATATCTACAAACTCCACAACTCAGTCCTTTGGGCTAATGAACTTTCTGATAACCTGCACACACAGCATAAATTTCCTGTTTGGTGTTCCTACAAACATCTATGTTATATGGCTCATCATCAAAGGAACAGGAAATGGGGTTGCATTAGCATTCTTCAACCTCAATCTCTCCATTTGTGAGACTGTTAACTGTCTGAATTGTTTGGTCTCTATACTGGCAATTTACTTTTCAAGTCTCTCATTTTTAATGCTGTTTCTACAAGGACTAATTCTCACTGGCCGTcctctgtttcagtgtctgatCTGTGTTGAGCGTTACTtggcagtggttcatcctgtaACCTTTCTGAAGTACAAACCTCTCAGATATAGAGTGATCTGCTGCACTGTGGCTTGGATAGTTATTCTTGGATCCTGCttctattgtttatttattgcaatCTCACAAAACATTCATGTCAAAACATGGTTCTTTTCACTGcagttcctcttcttcttctccatccagttgttttgtcttgtggttgttctcagagctctgaagcagtcaggaccaggagagagagggagagagaaagaggaggaaAACCACATTAAGAGAAGAGCGTTTCATCTCATTCTAATAACTACTGTGAGCATGGCTTTTATATATGTCCCATTTAGTATCACAGGATTCTGTATCATTCTAACACAACAGAATAATCACATATATTGGCTCCCTGGTTTGGTATGTTATGTGTTGGCTGGTTTCATTCAGCCTGTTCTTTATCTTCACCGGACTGGAAAACTCTCCAGCCTCTGTTCCTCATAA
- the LOC127504307 gene encoding chemokine XC receptor 1-like gives MNNSTVNFTTPETSTNSTTQSFGLVEILEFCVYSICFLVGLPTHSYIIWLIITGAGSGVASEFFILNLSVSEIGYCVNCLTFVLSEWFSFILEFKLFLVGLITTGRPVFQCLMCVERYLAVVYPVTFLKYKPLRYRVICSAAAWIIILGSCLCNLYTIVPHYSVHMWFLSVQFPLFLSIQLFCLVAVLRALKQSGPGERGREREEENHMKRRAFYLILITTVTMVITYVPYSIAGVFSIFRKRLTAAYWFPGLVCYVLSGFVQPVLYLHRTGKLSCPCLL, from the coding sequence ATGAATAACTCTACAGTGAACTTCACCACACCTGAAACATCTACAAACTCCACAACTCAGTCCTTTGGGCTTGTGGAAATTCTGGAATTCTGTGTGTACAGCATCTGTTTCCTGGTTGGTCTTCCTACACACTCCTATATTATATGGCTCATCATCACAGGAGCAGGAAGTGGAGTTGCATCAGAGTTTTTCATTCTTAATCTCTCTGTTTCTGAGATTGGTTACTGCGTGAATTGTTTGACCTTTGTACTGTCAGAGTGGTTTTCATTTATATTGGAGTTTAAACTATTTTTAGTAGGACTAATTACTACTGGTCGTCCTGTGTTTCAGTGTCTGATGTGTGTTGAGCGTTACCTGGCAGTGGTTTATCCTGTAACCTTTCTGAAGTACAAACCTCTCAGATATAGAGTGATCTGCTCTGCTGCGGCCTGGATAATTATTCTTGGCTCCTGTTTGTGCAACTTGTATACTATAGTCCCACACTACAGTGTACATATGTGGTTCTTGTCAGTGCAGTTCCCACTCTTCCTCTCCATCcagttgttttgtcttgtggctgttctcagagctttgaagcagtcaggaccaggagagagagggagagagagagaggaggaaaacCACATGAAGAGAAGAGCATTTTATCTCATTCTAATAACTACTGTGACCATGGTTATCACATATGTCCCATATAGTATTGCAGGAGTTTTTAGCATTTTCAGAAAAAGGCTTACTGCTGCATATTGGTTTCCTGGTTTGGTTTGTTATGTGCTGTCTGGTTTTGTTCAGCCTGTTCTATATCTGCACCGCACTGGAAAACTCTCCTGCCCCTGTCTCTTATAA